A single window of Rana temporaria chromosome 1, aRanTem1.1, whole genome shotgun sequence DNA harbors:
- the SALL2 gene encoding sal-like protein 2 isoform X2: MSRRKQRKPQQLISDCDNSTSSENGDTAGEEVQVCQKCCAQFDEPSDFTRHKECCSLDNQIVVIVENQGESKRNQQESIIEDSASQPNSPEIAGPRKKTMVNGQCDQETHYQMMGSVRPEMDKKGVGPSQRFLIPNGGLVMDGLPGPKVGMAPMSQEAIPGGQTASAPINIPMILEELRVLQQRQIHQMQITEQICQQVLMLGSLSMTPSNPTTLQQERNTATKPLPVFSPSKPSESIPESTKTFCRDEPPKQTFLHLYNPIGQAFGARSIPNLKDKLIGGICEKPVLGQSSLPSSPASPLISPHAIFSPSLPSLPSGLFLGARVLETTPPHLKQKNNESLRVESQLERSSGKHKCRFCAKVFGSDSALQIHLRSHTGERPYKCNICGNRFTTRGNLKVHFHRHREKYPHIQMNPHPVPEHLDYVLTSNGLPYGMSVPPEKAEEEIIEKKPVVPPIMSTEGFFSSSVNQGLPALNKLVLVKANDTALKNSNVCPKAKSDENTPPIERSSTGTADVSSRMQLSKLVTSFPSWALLASHFKSGGFPFSYTVEPLAYSETSKLQQLVEKIDKQATVPNQCVICLRVLSCPRALRLHYNQHGGERPFKCKICGRAFSTKGNLKAHFVGHKTSLSSKPQNSCPICQKKFTNAVTLQQHIRMHLGGQIPNGDISPGVGSKTETIEDKSIPDFSDEVSTEDDSLDVSESESEKAALVESEISSMDDDSTASVVKNNDDRASPSAALQPLPFPATESTISPDQPLSTSTEPGSPLEKANSSHLSNEEEDKAEENKNPENTDENSLNGKIDTEQKDQDTQISTTAEGSPNKEEAHVCDFCSEKLPSTESLGEHEKCHTKDGLFHCLVCKQSFLEASILKKHVLQAHQVHMSTHVWNNTSSRRGRRLSLDNLSPLLSGTPMKLQDFLSRDIPTQLVGVSPLSFWNQYTAYLTSGPPSATGNITSTAAVISPPALIGLRAAKVGHIPAGGLVEVKEKSPSIAEALHESPIKEEK, encoded by the exons gggacACAGCAGGTGAAGAAGTTCAAGTGTGTCAGAAATGCTGCGCCCAGTTTGACGAACCCTCTGATTTCACCCGACATAAAGAATGCTGTTCTCTTGACAACCAAATTGTTGTGATTGTAGAGAACCAGGGAGAGTCTAAAAGGAACCAGCAAGAGAGCATTATTGAGGACTCTGCCTCACAACCTAACTCTCCAGAAATTGCTGGGCCAAGAAAGAAAACAATGGTGAATGGACAATGTGACCAAGAAACACATTATCAAATGATGGGATCTGTGAGACCAGAGATGGACAAAAAGGGTGTGGGACCCTCTCAGCGCTTCCTTATTCCTAATGGGGGGTTAGTAATGGATGGTCTGCCAGGACCAAAGGTGGGTATGGCTCCTATGAGTCAAGAAGCCATCCCTGGGGGTCAGACTGCTTCAGCTCCCATAAACATTCCCATGATTCTGGAAGAACTTCGAGTTTTACAGCAGAGGCAGATACATCAGatgcaaataacagagcaaataTGTCAACAGGTACTAATGCTTGGATCCCTTTCCATGACTCCTTCAAATCCAACAACATTACAACAAGAAAGGAACACTGCAACAAAACCCTTACCTGTCTTCAGTCCATCAAAACCATCTGAATCTATTCCAGAATCAACAAAGACATTTTGCAGAGATGAGCCTCCAAAGCAGACTTTTCTTCACCTCTACAATCCTATAGGACAAGCATTTGGGGCTAGGAGCATTCCAAACTTAAAAGACAAATTGATAGGGGGCATCTGTGAAAAACCAGTTCTAGGACAATCTTCACTTCCAAGCTCACCAGCAAGCCCACTCATTTCACCACATGCAATATTTTCACCAAGTTTGCCATCCTTACCATCTGGATTATTTTTAGGGGCTAGGGTATTAGAAACGACCCCACCCCATTTAAAGCAGAAGAACAATGAGTCGCTACGTGTTGAAAGCCAACTAGAAAGATCATCAGGAAAGCACAAATGTCGCTTCTGTGCAAAGGTTTTCGGCAGTGATAGCGCCTTACAAATACACTTACGTTCTCACACTGGGGAACGACCGTACAAATGTAATATATGTGGAAATCGTTTTACTACTAGAGGCAACCTGAAAGTACACTTTCATCGACATAGGGAAAAGTACCCTCATATACAAATGAATCCACATCCTGTTCCAGAGCATTTGGATTATGTTTTGACAAGTAATGGACTTCCGTATGGCATGTCAGTACCTCCAGAGAAAGCAGAGgaagaaataatagaaaagaaaccAGTTGTACCTCCAATAATGTCAACAGAAGGCTTCTTCTCAAGTTCTGTAAACCAAGGATTACCAGCACTTAACAAACTGGTACTCGTGAAAGCAAATGATACTGCTTTGAAAAATTCTAATGTATGTCCAAAAGCAAAGTCTGATGAAAATACCCCTCCCATTGAAAGATCATCCACAGGGACAGCTGACGTCAGTAGTAGGATGCAACTTAGCAAGCTGGTTACCTCTTTTCCAAGTTGGGCACTGCTAGCCAGCCATTTTAAATCTGGAGGCTTTCCTTTTTCATACACTGTTGAACCACTGGCATACTCAGAGACTTCAAAATTACAACAGTTAGTTGAAAAAATTGACAAGCAGGCAACAGTTCCAAACCAGTGTGTTATCTGCTTACGAGTATTAAGTTGTCCCAGGGCACTTAGGCTCCATTATAACCAACATGGAGGGGAAAGACCATTTAAGTGTAAAATATGTGGACGGGCATTTTCAACTAAAGGCAATTTAAAAGCCCATTTTGTAGGTCATAAAACTAGTTTGTCATCAAAACCTCAAAATTCATGTCCAATTTGCCAGAAAAAGTTTACCAATGCTGTCACTCTCCAGCAGCATATAAGAATGCATCTTGGTGGGCAGATTCCAAATGGAGACATATCACCTGGAGTCGGCAGCAAAACAGAAACCATAGAAGACAAAAGCATTCCAGATTTTTCAGATGAAGTTAGTACTGAAGATGATTCCTTGGATGTAAGTGAATCTGAAAGTGAAAAGGCAGCACTAGTAGAGTCCGAAATATCAAGCATGGATGATGACTCCACAGCTTCTGTTGTGAAGAACAACGATGACAGGGCATCACCTTCTGCTGCTCTCCAGCCTTTGCCGTTTCCTGCCACAGAATCAACTATTTCCCCAGATCAACCACTTAGCACGTCAACAGAACCAGGCTCACCTCTAGAGAAAGCAAATAGTTCTCATTTAAGTAACGAGGAGGAAGACAAAGCTGAGGAAAACAAGAATCCAGAAAATACAGATGAGAATAGTCTAAATGGAAAAATCGATACAGAACAGAAAGATCAAGATACACAAATAAGCACCACAGCTGAGGGAAGTCCCAATAAAGAGGAAGCCCATGTGTGTGATTTTTGTTCTGAGAAATTACCCAGCACTGAGTCACTGGGGGAGCATGAGAAATGCCACACCAAAGATGGATTGTTCCATTGTTTGGTTTGCAAACAAAGCTTTCTGGAGGCATCCATTCTGAAGAAGCATGTGCTACAGGCACACCAG GTACACATGAGTACTCATGTATGGAATAATACCTCTTCAAGAAGAGGAAGACGTTTATCTCTGGATAACTTAAGCCCTCTGCTCTCAGGAACCCCAATGAAGCTGCAAGACTTCCTCTCCAGGGATATTCCTACACAACTTGTTGGAGTTAGCCCTTTATCGTTTTGGAATCAATACACAGCTTACCTCACTAGTGGTCCACCATCAGCAACTGGTAACATAACTTCTACAGCTGCGGTCATTTCACCCCCTGCTCTGATTGGATTGCGAGCAGCTAAAGTTGGGCACATTCCGGCGGGAGGACTAGTGGAGGTCAAAGAAAAGAGTCCAAGCATTGCAGAGGCTTTACATGAGAGTCCCATTAAAGAAGAAAAGTAG
- the SALL2 gene encoding sal-like protein 2 isoform X1 — protein sequence MSRRKQRKPQQLISDCDNSTSSENGDTAGEEVQVCQKCCAQFDEPSDFTRHKECCSLDNQIVVIVENQGESKRNQQESIIEDSASQPNSPEIAGPRKKTMVNGQCDQETHYQMMGSVRPEMDKKGVGPSQRFLIPNGGLVMDGLPGPKVGMAPMSQEAIPGGQTASAPINIPMILEELRVLQQRQIHQMQITEQICQQVLMLGSLSMTPSNPTTLQQERNTATKPLPVFSPSKPSESIPESTKTFCRDEPPKQTFLHLYNPIGQAFGARSIPNLKDKLIGGICEKPVLGQSSLPSSPASPLISPHAIFSPSLPSLPSGLFLGARVLETTPPHLKQKNNESLRVESQLERSSGKHKCRFCAKVFGSDSALQIHLRSHTGERPYKCNICGNRFTTRGNLKVHFHRHREKYPHIQMNPHPVPEHLDYVLTSNGLPYGMSVPPEKAEEEIIEKKPVVPPIMSTEGFFSSSVNQGLPALNKLVLVKANDTALKNSNVCPKAKSDENTPPIERSSTGTADVSSRMQLSKLVTSFPSWALLASHFKSGGFPFSYTVEPLAYSETSKLQQLVEKIDKQATVPNQCVICLRVLSCPRALRLHYNQHGGERPFKCKICGRAFSTKGNLKAHFVGHKTSLSSKPQNSCPICQKKFTNAVTLQQHIRMHLGGQIPNGDISPGVGSKTETIEDKSIPDFSDEVSTEDDSLDVSESESEKAALVESEISSMDDDSTASVVKNNDDRASPSAALQPLPFPATESTISPDQPLSTSTEPGSPLEKANSSHLSNEEEDKAEENKNPENTDENSLNGKIDTEQKDQDTQISTTAEGSPNKEEAHVCDFCSEKLPSTESLGEHEKCHTKDGLFHCLVCKQSFLEASILKKHVLQAHQVSQTFPPQPMSSPKHPSPAQILLKSEALSPPQTLALVQLPGLPLASSLSPPLRRSPKQHLCIVCKKMFSSASALQIHERIHTGEKPFSCNMCGRAFTTRGNLKVHMSTHVWNNTSSRRGRRLSLDNLSPLLSGTPMKLQDFLSRDIPTQLVGVSPLSFWNQYTAYLTSGPPSATGNITSTAAVISPPALIGLRAAKVGHIPAGGLVEVKEKSPSIAEALHESPIKEEK from the exons gggacACAGCAGGTGAAGAAGTTCAAGTGTGTCAGAAATGCTGCGCCCAGTTTGACGAACCCTCTGATTTCACCCGACATAAAGAATGCTGTTCTCTTGACAACCAAATTGTTGTGATTGTAGAGAACCAGGGAGAGTCTAAAAGGAACCAGCAAGAGAGCATTATTGAGGACTCTGCCTCACAACCTAACTCTCCAGAAATTGCTGGGCCAAGAAAGAAAACAATGGTGAATGGACAATGTGACCAAGAAACACATTATCAAATGATGGGATCTGTGAGACCAGAGATGGACAAAAAGGGTGTGGGACCCTCTCAGCGCTTCCTTATTCCTAATGGGGGGTTAGTAATGGATGGTCTGCCAGGACCAAAGGTGGGTATGGCTCCTATGAGTCAAGAAGCCATCCCTGGGGGTCAGACTGCTTCAGCTCCCATAAACATTCCCATGATTCTGGAAGAACTTCGAGTTTTACAGCAGAGGCAGATACATCAGatgcaaataacagagcaaataTGTCAACAGGTACTAATGCTTGGATCCCTTTCCATGACTCCTTCAAATCCAACAACATTACAACAAGAAAGGAACACTGCAACAAAACCCTTACCTGTCTTCAGTCCATCAAAACCATCTGAATCTATTCCAGAATCAACAAAGACATTTTGCAGAGATGAGCCTCCAAAGCAGACTTTTCTTCACCTCTACAATCCTATAGGACAAGCATTTGGGGCTAGGAGCATTCCAAACTTAAAAGACAAATTGATAGGGGGCATCTGTGAAAAACCAGTTCTAGGACAATCTTCACTTCCAAGCTCACCAGCAAGCCCACTCATTTCACCACATGCAATATTTTCACCAAGTTTGCCATCCTTACCATCTGGATTATTTTTAGGGGCTAGGGTATTAGAAACGACCCCACCCCATTTAAAGCAGAAGAACAATGAGTCGCTACGTGTTGAAAGCCAACTAGAAAGATCATCAGGAAAGCACAAATGTCGCTTCTGTGCAAAGGTTTTCGGCAGTGATAGCGCCTTACAAATACACTTACGTTCTCACACTGGGGAACGACCGTACAAATGTAATATATGTGGAAATCGTTTTACTACTAGAGGCAACCTGAAAGTACACTTTCATCGACATAGGGAAAAGTACCCTCATATACAAATGAATCCACATCCTGTTCCAGAGCATTTGGATTATGTTTTGACAAGTAATGGACTTCCGTATGGCATGTCAGTACCTCCAGAGAAAGCAGAGgaagaaataatagaaaagaaaccAGTTGTACCTCCAATAATGTCAACAGAAGGCTTCTTCTCAAGTTCTGTAAACCAAGGATTACCAGCACTTAACAAACTGGTACTCGTGAAAGCAAATGATACTGCTTTGAAAAATTCTAATGTATGTCCAAAAGCAAAGTCTGATGAAAATACCCCTCCCATTGAAAGATCATCCACAGGGACAGCTGACGTCAGTAGTAGGATGCAACTTAGCAAGCTGGTTACCTCTTTTCCAAGTTGGGCACTGCTAGCCAGCCATTTTAAATCTGGAGGCTTTCCTTTTTCATACACTGTTGAACCACTGGCATACTCAGAGACTTCAAAATTACAACAGTTAGTTGAAAAAATTGACAAGCAGGCAACAGTTCCAAACCAGTGTGTTATCTGCTTACGAGTATTAAGTTGTCCCAGGGCACTTAGGCTCCATTATAACCAACATGGAGGGGAAAGACCATTTAAGTGTAAAATATGTGGACGGGCATTTTCAACTAAAGGCAATTTAAAAGCCCATTTTGTAGGTCATAAAACTAGTTTGTCATCAAAACCTCAAAATTCATGTCCAATTTGCCAGAAAAAGTTTACCAATGCTGTCACTCTCCAGCAGCATATAAGAATGCATCTTGGTGGGCAGATTCCAAATGGAGACATATCACCTGGAGTCGGCAGCAAAACAGAAACCATAGAAGACAAAAGCATTCCAGATTTTTCAGATGAAGTTAGTACTGAAGATGATTCCTTGGATGTAAGTGAATCTGAAAGTGAAAAGGCAGCACTAGTAGAGTCCGAAATATCAAGCATGGATGATGACTCCACAGCTTCTGTTGTGAAGAACAACGATGACAGGGCATCACCTTCTGCTGCTCTCCAGCCTTTGCCGTTTCCTGCCACAGAATCAACTATTTCCCCAGATCAACCACTTAGCACGTCAACAGAACCAGGCTCACCTCTAGAGAAAGCAAATAGTTCTCATTTAAGTAACGAGGAGGAAGACAAAGCTGAGGAAAACAAGAATCCAGAAAATACAGATGAGAATAGTCTAAATGGAAAAATCGATACAGAACAGAAAGATCAAGATACACAAATAAGCACCACAGCTGAGGGAAGTCCCAATAAAGAGGAAGCCCATGTGTGTGATTTTTGTTCTGAGAAATTACCCAGCACTGAGTCACTGGGGGAGCATGAGAAATGCCACACCAAAGATGGATTGTTCCATTGTTTGGTTTGCAAACAAAGCTTTCTGGAGGCATCCATTCTGAAGAAGCATGTGCTACAGGCACACCAGGTGAGCCAAACCTTTCCTCCTCAGCCAATGAGCAGCCCCAAACACCCATCTCCAGCCCAAATATTACTGAAGAGTGAAGCTTTAAGCCCACCCCAGACACTGGCACTGGTTCAGCTCCCAGGGCTACCGCTGGCctcatccctctcccctcctttgAGACGCAGCCCTAAGCAGCATCTGTGCATAGTTTGTAAGAAGATGTTCTCATCGGCCAGTGCATTGCAGATTCATGAGCGGATTCATACAggagagaagcctttttcctgcaaTATGTGTGGAAGGGCGTTCACCACAAGGGGGAACCTTAAG GTACACATGAGTACTCATGTATGGAATAATACCTCTTCAAGAAGAGGAAGACGTTTATCTCTGGATAACTTAAGCCCTCTGCTCTCAGGAACCCCAATGAAGCTGCAAGACTTCCTCTCCAGGGATATTCCTACACAACTTGTTGGAGTTAGCCCTTTATCGTTTTGGAATCAATACACAGCTTACCTCACTAGTGGTCCACCATCAGCAACTGGTAACATAACTTCTACAGCTGCGGTCATTTCACCCCCTGCTCTGATTGGATTGCGAGCAGCTAAAGTTGGGCACATTCCGGCGGGAGGACTAGTGGAGGTCAAAGAAAAGAGTCCAAGCATTGCAGAGGCTTTACATGAGAGTCCCATTAAAGAAGAAAAGTAG